A part of Methanohalobium evestigatum Z-7303 genomic DNA contains:
- a CDS encoding preprotein translocase subunit SecD has translation MSDDEENGSLLRDRRVQIFIVAIIASLIAIQPIYIPGEGAQSNLNYGLDLEGGSWLQLQLQGAIAQVDGDSGEMVKKIVESSIDADITITNVNIPPDDSTTGTVTFVTNSTLTQSQINLLNIGQASINREDNQTNVEIQTTKQRLITSYLSNALDTEVVPLPRQDSTEYEIRTSVSHQELQNLMQEVDGSIVTGPEGSPLYREGVTEDTRELTKETLSEKLNALGLKDIPVRSAGENYILIDFAGVDLATAKEVAQQPGKFEIRIVTEGNRTRHVLYGEEIKSVGVPSFQNQQWNVPFTLSDPGAKSLQKAAIETGAINNPSEHPLKMYLDNEQIYSAPLSPSAANTLQDSLIYSWQSSVGGGEEGKDEAEQLQIHLRAGALPVNVEIVGSGHIDASLGEQFKTLAVLAGLFALIGVAGVIYNKYREKRILIPMVGISFSEAVMILGFSAAIGWQLDLPSIAGIIAAIGTGIDHLVIITDEVLYEGKLPPTKIYLSRITKAFGIIIGAAATTIIAMSPLMVLGFGALRGFALTTIVGVLIGVFIARPVYGKIIKEVLKDTTTDGTDIQE, from the coding sequence ATGAGTGATGATGAAGAAAACGGTAGTCTGCTGAGAGACAGAAGAGTTCAGATTTTTATAGTAGCTATTATAGCGTCCCTTATTGCTATACAGCCTATATACATCCCCGGTGAAGGTGCACAATCAAACCTTAATTATGGACTCGACCTTGAAGGTGGTTCATGGCTCCAGTTACAGCTTCAGGGTGCTATCGCTCAGGTTGATGGTGACTCCGGTGAAATGGTGAAAAAGATTGTAGAATCGTCAATAGATGCAGATATTACGATAACCAATGTGAATATACCTCCCGATGACAGTACCACTGGAACTGTGACATTTGTTACAAACAGCACCCTTACCCAGTCGCAGATAAACCTTTTAAATATTGGTCAGGCTTCTATAAACAGAGAAGATAACCAAACCAATGTAGAAATCCAGACCACAAAGCAAAGACTGATTACTTCTTATTTATCCAATGCTTTGGATACTGAAGTAGTACCCTTGCCCCGTCAGGACAGTACAGAGTATGAAATACGAACTTCTGTTTCACACCAAGAACTACAGAACCTGATGCAAGAAGTTGATGGATCAATTGTAACAGGTCCAGAAGGGTCTCCACTATACCGAGAAGGCGTTACTGAAGATACAAGAGAACTTACCAAAGAAACACTGAGTGAAAAACTGAACGCCCTTGGTCTGAAAGATATACCCGTACGCAGTGCCGGTGAAAATTACATTCTGATTGATTTTGCCGGTGTTGATCTTGCCACTGCAAAAGAGGTTGCTCAGCAACCCGGTAAATTCGAAATACGGATTGTTACCGAAGGCAACAGAACCCGTCATGTCCTGTATGGAGAAGAGATAAAAAGTGTAGGAGTACCAAGTTTCCAGAATCAGCAATGGAATGTTCCGTTTACTCTATCAGACCCGGGTGCAAAATCACTCCAGAAAGCCGCTATAGAAACAGGTGCAATCAATAATCCTTCTGAACATCCTCTAAAGATGTATCTTGATAATGAGCAGATATATAGTGCTCCGTTAAGTCCATCCGCTGCCAATACTCTGCAGGATTCACTTATCTACTCCTGGCAATCATCAGTCGGCGGAGGAGAAGAAGGAAAAGACGAAGCCGAACAGCTCCAAATACACCTAAGAGCAGGTGCATTACCGGTAAATGTTGAAATCGTCGGTTCTGGACACATCGATGCATCACTTGGTGAGCAATTCAAAACACTGGCAGTTTTAGCAGGTTTATTTGCTCTGATAGGAGTTGCAGGTGTTATATACAACAAATACCGGGAAAAGCGTATTCTTATTCCAATGGTTGGAATATCCTTCAGTGAAGCGGTCATGATACTGGGATTCTCCGCTGCTATCGGATGGCAGCTTGATCTTCCAAGTATTGCAGGTATTATAGCCGCCATTGGTACAGGTATAGACCATCTGGTAATCATAACAGATGAGGTATTATACGAAGGAAAATTGCCTCCCACAAAGATATATCTTTCAAGGATTACCAAAGCCTTTGGAATTATAATAGGTGCAGCAGCAACAACAATTATAGCCATGTCGCCTCTGATGGTTCTTGGTTTTGGTGCACTGAGAGGTTTTGCACTTACAACTATTGTAGGCGTATTAATCGGTGTGTTCATTGCAAGACCGGTTTACGGAAAAATCATAAAAGAGGTGCTTAAAGATACCACCACGGACGGTACTGATATACAAGAATAA